One genomic window of Roseobacter ponti includes the following:
- a CDS encoding NAD+ synthase produces MSDRFRITLGQLNPTVGDLAGNAALAREAWEAGRDAGADIVALPEMFITGYNAQDLVMRRAFQLDVMTHIEALAAECAEGPALAIGAPWVEGTKLYNACLILKGGKIVSTVLKHHLPNETVFDEVRIFDAGPLGGPYSVGNSRVGSPICEDAWHEDVAETLAETGAEFLLVPNGSPYYRGKFDTRINHMVARVVETGLPLIYLNMVGGQDDQVFDGASFGLNPGGELAVQLPVFDATIAHVDLERGPEGWRIVPGEKAAHPGEYEQDYRVMVTALRDYMRKTGFKKVLLGLSGGVDSAIVAAIAVDALGAENVRCVMLPSEYTSQSSLEDAEAVAKALGCRYDYVPITKGRAAITETLEPLFEGLEPGLTEENIQSRLRGLLLMALSNKFGEMLLTTGNKSEVAVGYATIYGDMAGGYNPIKDLYKTRVFETCRWRNDNHRDWMSGPEGEVIPVRVIEKPPSAELREDQKDSDSLPDYPELDAMLEILVDQAGSIEDCVAAGFDREVAKKVEHLIYISEYKRFQSAPGARLTKGAFWLDRRYPIVNRWRDPS; encoded by the coding sequence CAGCCCTTGCGCGCGAGGCATGGGAGGCGGGGCGCGACGCCGGTGCCGATATCGTGGCACTGCCGGAGATGTTCATCACCGGCTATAACGCGCAGGATCTGGTGATGCGGCGGGCGTTTCAGCTCGATGTGATGACGCATATCGAGGCGCTGGCGGCGGAGTGTGCCGAGGGGCCCGCGCTGGCCATCGGAGCGCCCTGGGTCGAGGGCACAAAACTCTATAACGCCTGTCTGATTCTCAAAGGCGGGAAGATCGTCTCGACGGTGCTGAAACATCATCTGCCCAATGAGACCGTCTTTGACGAGGTGCGGATTTTTGACGCGGGGCCTCTGGGCGGGCCCTATTCGGTGGGGAACAGTCGCGTGGGCAGCCCGATCTGCGAGGATGCCTGGCACGAGGATGTGGCGGAGACCCTGGCGGAGACGGGGGCGGAGTTCCTGCTGGTGCCCAATGGCTCGCCATATTACCGGGGCAAGTTTGATACGCGCATCAACCATATGGTCGCCCGCGTGGTCGAGACGGGCCTGCCGCTGATTTATCTCAACATGGTCGGCGGGCAGGATGATCAGGTCTTTGACGGGGCCTCTTTCGGGCTCAATCCCGGCGGCGAGCTTGCCGTGCAGCTGCCGGTTTTTGACGCGACCATTGCGCATGTGGATCTGGAACGCGGGCCGGAGGGCTGGCGGATTGTACCCGGTGAGAAGGCCGCACATCCCGGGGAATACGAGCAGGATTACCGGGTGATGGTCACCGCTCTGCGCGATTACATGCGCAAGACGGGGTTTAAGAAGGTGCTGCTGGGGCTGTCGGGCGGAGTGGATTCGGCGATTGTCGCGGCGATCGCCGTCGATGCGCTGGGTGCTGAGAATGTGCGCTGTGTGATGCTGCCGTCGGAATATACCTCGCAGAGTTCGCTGGAGGATGCCGAAGCCGTGGCGAAAGCGCTGGGCTGCCGCTATGATTACGTGCCGATCACGAAAGGGCGCGCGGCGATCACCGAGACGCTGGAGCCGCTTTTTGAAGGGCTGGAGCCCGGGCTGACAGAGGAAAACATCCAGTCGCGGCTGCGCGGTCTGCTGCTGATGGCGCTCAGCAATAAGTTCGGCGAAATGCTGCTGACGACGGGCAATAAATCCGAGGTGGCGGTCGGATATGCCACAATCTACGGCGATATGGCGGGGGGGTATAACCCGATCAAGGATCTTTATAAGACCCGTGTGTTCGAGACCTGCCGCTGGCGCAATGACAATCACCGCGACTGGATGTCGGGGCCTGAGGGCGAGGTGATCCCGGTGCGGGTCATCGAAAAGCCGCCCTCTGCCGAGCTGCGTGAAGACCAGAAAGACAGCGACAGCCTGCCCGATTACCCGGAGCTTGACGCGATGCTGGAGATCCTCGTGGATCAGGCGGGCTCGATTGAGGACTGCGTGGCGGCGGGGTTTGACCGGGAGGTGGCGAAAAAGGTCGAGCACCTTATCTATATCTCTGAATATAAACGCTTTCAGTCGGCACCTGGTGCGCGTCTGACCAAAGGAGCCTTCTGGCTCGACCGGCGCTATCCGATTGTGAACCGCTGGCGCGATCCGTCCTGA
- a CDS encoding alpha/beta hydrolase family esterase → MIRHLTIATAFVLGAGAADACGPDSDCMIGERHYRIAMPEGHDGTTPVPAIVFSHGYRGTASGVMRNGSLRGVASDLGAALIAVKSGDQGWAIPNAPRNMDTDGAEEFAYFRAVLDDATARFSIDPERVMATGFSAGGMMTWNLACSMSDRFAGFVPVSGTFWLRPPEACVAPVANIIHIHGDRDTTVPLEGRPIGPTKQGEVGEALAMYSDFGGFAPVSEGTQYGGLTCDASANDAGDVLKFCLFEGGHSFRTEHLRFGWEQLREAGRL, encoded by the coding sequence ATGATCCGACATCTGACAATTGCCACCGCCTTTGTGCTGGGTGCCGGTGCGGCTGACGCCTGCGGGCCGGACAGCGACTGTATGATCGGCGAGCGGCACTACCGCATTGCGATGCCTGAAGGACACGATGGCACCACGCCGGTGCCGGCGATTGTGTTCTCGCACGGCTATCGCGGAACGGCGTCGGGGGTGATGCGCAACGGGTCACTGCGCGGTGTGGCGAGTGATCTGGGTGCGGCGCTTATTGCTGTGAAGTCCGGGGATCAGGGCTGGGCCATACCCAATGCGCCGCGCAATATGGACACGGACGGTGCGGAGGAGTTTGCCTATTTCCGCGCGGTTCTGGACGATGCGACGGCGCGTTTTTCCATTGACCCTGAACGCGTGATGGCCACCGGTTTCAGCGCGGGCGGGATGATGACCTGGAACCTTGCGTGCTCAATGAGCGACCGGTTTGCGGGGTTCGTGCCGGTGTCCGGCACGTTCTGGCTCAGGCCGCCGGAGGCCTGTGTCGCCCCGGTGGCAAATATCATCCACATTCACGGTGACCGGGACACGACCGTACCTCTTGAGGGCCGCCCGATCGGGCCGACAAAGCAGGGCGAGGTGGGCGAGGCGCTGGCGATGTACAGTGACTTTGGCGGCTTTGCACCGGTGTCGGAAGGCACGCAGTATGGCGGGCTGACCTGCGATGCCAGCGCGAATGACGCAGGCGATGTGCTGAAGTTCTGCCTGTTCGAGGGCGGTCACTCGTTCCGCACCGAGCATCTGCGCTTTGGCTGGGAGCAGCTGCGGGAGGCGGGGCGTCTGTGA
- a CDS encoding MBL fold metallo-hydrolase: MSQTPSFSRRTILSGAAALPLAAATAGATRAGAPLMGAQMAPYQRLKVGEFDVTTLLAGTATRPEPQSIFGMNVDAETFNTVSAENNLPIDAAQFFFTPTIVNTGGELVLFDTGLSGAGTTAALEAAGYTADQVDVVVITHMHGDHIGGMTLEDGSLTYPNARYVTGRVEFDAWATQDNDNFKAKIEPFAEQFTFLEDGGSVASGLTAMAAFGHTPGHMNYMVENGGTQLLLGADFANHYVWSLGYPDWEVKFDMDKAAAAATRRRILDMLAADKTAFVGYHMPWPGVGYVETRDDGFKYVPHSYQLML; encoded by the coding sequence ATGTCGCAAACACCGTCGTTCTCCCGCCGTACAATCCTTTCCGGTGCCGCCGCCCTGCCGCTGGCCGCCGCAACCGCCGGGGCCACGCGCGCGGGCGCTCCCCTGATGGGCGCGCAGATGGCTCCCTATCAGCGCCTCAAGGTCGGCGAATTCGATGTCACGACTCTGCTCGCCGGCACCGCCACGCGCCCAGAGCCGCAGAGCATCTTTGGCATGAACGTGGATGCCGAGACCTTCAACACGGTCTCCGCCGAAAACAACCTGCCGATCGACGCGGCACAGTTCTTCTTCACGCCCACGATCGTGAACACCGGCGGCGAGCTGGTGCTCTTTGACACCGGCCTCTCGGGTGCCGGCACCACTGCGGCTCTGGAAGCCGCAGGCTATACCGCCGATCAGGTCGATGTCGTTGTCATCACCCACATGCACGGCGACCACATCGGCGGCATGACCCTCGAAGACGGCAGCCTGACCTATCCGAATGCGCGCTATGTCACCGGCCGCGTGGAATTCGATGCCTGGGCGACCCAGGACAATGACAACTTCAAAGCCAAGATCGAGCCCTTCGCCGAGCAGTTCACCTTCCTGGAAGACGGCGGCTCCGTCGCCTCCGGCCTCACCGCTATGGCCGCCTTCGGCCACACGCCGGGCCACATGAACTACATGGTCGAGAACGGTGGCACACAGCTGCTGCTGGGCGCGGATTTCGCCAACCACTATGTCTGGTCGCTGGGCTATCCCGACTGGGAGGTCAAGTTTGACATGGACAAGGCCGCAGCCGCCGCAACACGCCGCCGCATCCTCGACATGCTGGCTGCCGATAAAACCGCCTTTGTGGGCTATCATATGCCCTGGCCGGGTGTGGGCTACGTCGAGACGCGCGACGACGGCTTTAAGTATGTGCCGCACAGCTATCAGCTGATGCTGTAA
- a CDS encoding DUF1801 domain-containing protein, with amino-acid sequence MEQSGPDDVAAYLDTVLPPRRQADARRLDRIFREVTGWVPRLWSGSILGYGSYAYTYASGRSGTYLATGFAPRRAKLSVYIMPGYADFDPLLAQLGKHKKGRACLYINTLSDVDEEVLARLIRAGLEDLGQRWKITPAPGG; translated from the coding sequence ATGGAACAGAGCGGACCGGACGACGTAGCAGCATATCTCGACACGGTACTGCCGCCCCGGCGGCAGGCGGATGCGCGGCGTCTCGACAGGATCTTTCGTGAGGTGACCGGCTGGGTGCCGCGACTGTGGTCGGGCAGCATTCTGGGGTATGGCAGCTATGCCTATACCTATGCGTCCGGGCGCAGCGGCACCTATCTGGCCACCGGGTTTGCGCCGCGCCGCGCCAAGCTCTCGGTTTATATCATGCCGGGATATGCAGATTTCGACCCGCTTCTGGCGCAGCTGGGAAAGCACAAAAAGGGCAGGGCCTGTCTTTATATCAACACCCTGAGCGATGTGGATGAAGAGGTGCTGGCCCGTCTGATCCGCGCGGGTCTTGAGGACCTTGGACAGCGGTGGAAAATCACGCCGGCCCCGGGCGGTTAG
- the gltX gene encoding glutamate--tRNA ligase, with the protein MTTTRFAPSPTGYIHIGNLRTALMNYLIARRAGGTFILRIDDTDPERSKEEYVDGIKRDLEWLGLNWDRTERQSERLDRYHDAADRLRKMERFYEAFETPTELDLKRKKQLNMGKPPVYDRAALALTEAERDALRAERGNGVWRFLLDQQRIEWHDGILGDISIDAASVSDPVLIRGDGQVLYTLASVVDDTEMGVTHVVRGSDHVTNTATQIQIIEALGGTVPSFAHHSLLTGPQGEALSKRLGTLALRDLRAQGVEPAALLSLMARLGSSDPVELQTEMSGLIDGFDIGRFGSAPTKFDVQDLFPLTARYLAGLPLEAVADRIAAAGVPDDKAARFWEVTRENITTLADLEPWWVMMRDGAEPVIADEDKAFVAEAMALLPEGPFDDQTWSTWTTAVKEATGRKGRGLFMPLRHALTGQTHGPDMSALMPLLQVVKARG; encoded by the coding sequence ATGACCACCACGCGTTTCGCCCCGTCGCCCACCGGCTATATCCACATCGGCAACCTGCGCACGGCGCTGATGAACTATCTCATCGCGCGCAGGGCGGGCGGCACGTTCATTCTGCGCATCGACGACACCGATCCGGAGCGCTCGAAAGAAGAATATGTCGACGGGATCAAGCGGGATCTGGAATGGCTGGGGCTGAACTGGGACCGCACGGAGCGGCAGTCAGAGCGGCTGGACCGCTATCACGATGCCGCCGACCGGCTGCGGAAGATGGAGCGGTTTTACGAGGCGTTTGAGACGCCCACGGAGCTGGATCTCAAACGCAAAAAACAGCTTAATATGGGTAAACCGCCGGTTTATGACCGCGCGGCGCTGGCGCTGACTGAGGCGGAGCGTGATGCGCTGCGGGCGGAGCGCGGGAACGGCGTCTGGCGGTTCCTGCTCGATCAGCAGCGCATCGAATGGCACGACGGGATCCTCGGTGACATCTCCATCGATGCGGCGAGTGTATCTGACCCGGTGCTCATTCGCGGCGACGGCCAGGTGCTTTATACGCTGGCCTCGGTGGTGGATGATACCGAGATGGGTGTGACCCATGTGGTGCGCGGGTCGGACCATGTGACGAATACCGCGACACAGATCCAGATCATCGAGGCGCTGGGGGGCACGGTGCCCTCGTTTGCGCATCACTCGCTGCTGACCGGGCCGCAGGGTGAGGCGCTGAGCAAACGTCTGGGCACGCTGGCGCTGCGCGATCTGCGCGCGCAGGGAGTGGAGCCTGCGGCCCTGCTCAGCCTGATGGCGCGGCTGGGGTCCAGCGATCCGGTGGAGCTGCAGACGGAGATGTCGGGGCTCATTGACGGGTTTGATATCGGGCGGTTCGGTTCTGCGCCGACGAAATTCGACGTACAGGATCTTTTTCCGCTCACCGCGCGGTACCTCGCCGGTCTGCCGCTGGAGGCGGTGGCCGACAGGATCGCCGCTGCCGGTGTGCCGGATGACAAAGCCGCGCGTTTCTGGGAAGTCACGCGGGAGAATATCACCACACTCGCGGATCTGGAGCCCTGGTGGGTGATGATGCGCGATGGCGCGGAGCCGGTGATTGCCGATGAGGACAAAGCGTTCGTGGCCGAAGCCATGGCGCTGCTGCCGGAAGGCCCCTTTGACGATCAGACCTGGAGCACCTGGACCACGGCCGTGAAGGAGGCCACGGGCCGCAAAGGGCGCGGTCTTTTCATGCCGCTGCGCCATGCGCTCACCGGTCAGACCCACGGGCCGGATATGTCGGCGCTGATGCCGCTGCTGCAGGTTGTCAAAGCCCGCGGTTGA
- a CDS encoding MATE family efflux transporter yields MSDARAKFLTGSLFRHVTVMSLTSSVGLLAIFAVDFIDMIFIAMLGKAELAAAVGYAATILFFTTSFGIGLAIAAGALVARALGAGDAALAAERRTHSLLYGVLLSLGFAALTWVFLPQLVSLLGATGEVAELAVGYLRIVVPSLPLLVIGMMAGAILRAHGDARRSMMATIWGGVTNAVLDPVLIFGLGLDLTGAALASVAARVVIAGTAMVPIMRHYGGVGRPTAAGMLRDLVPLAAIGLPAILTQLATPAGQAIVTRAMAVYGEAAVAGMAITGRLSMLSFAVIFALSGAVGPILGQNFGARDFERVRAGFRAALLFTGIVVVTVSALLFVLRAPIAGLFAAQGITRELVYLFCGPLSLLFFFNGVLFVANAGFNNLGHPFWSTFLNWGRNTVGMLPLVWLGSATLGASGVLIGQAAAGVIFGLLAWGLARRVMQTPDEVPEGMASEYSEIGRQGRLMALLHLRR; encoded by the coding sequence ATGAGCGATGCGCGGGCGAAATTTCTGACAGGCAGTCTTTTCAGGCATGTCACCGTTATGTCGCTGACATCGTCGGTCGGGTTGCTTGCGATCTTCGCGGTCGATTTTATCGACATGATTTTCATCGCGATGCTGGGCAAGGCGGAACTTGCCGCGGCAGTGGGCTATGCGGCGACGATCCTGTTTTTCACAACATCCTTCGGCATTGGCCTTGCGATTGCAGCCGGTGCGCTGGTGGCGCGCGCTCTGGGGGCGGGCGACGCGGCCCTCGCCGCAGAACGCCGCACCCATTCGTTGCTTTACGGCGTGCTTCTGAGCCTTGGATTTGCGGCGCTGACCTGGGTGTTTCTTCCGCAGCTGGTGTCGCTTCTGGGAGCAACGGGCGAGGTTGCGGAACTGGCCGTCGGCTACCTGCGGATCGTGGTGCCCAGCCTGCCTTTGCTGGTGATCGGGATGATGGCGGGGGCTATCCTGCGCGCCCATGGTGATGCGCGGCGCTCGATGATGGCGACGATCTGGGGCGGGGTGACCAATGCGGTACTCGACCCGGTACTGATCTTTGGCCTCGGGCTTGATCTGACGGGGGCGGCGCTGGCCTCGGTTGCGGCACGGGTTGTGATCGCCGGGACGGCGATGGTGCCGATCATGCGTCACTATGGCGGTGTCGGGCGCCCCACAGCGGCGGGGATGCTGCGTGATCTGGTACCGCTCGCGGCCATCGGTCTGCCGGCCATCCTGACGCAGCTGGCCACGCCTGCAGGCCAGGCGATCGTGACCCGCGCCATGGCTGTTTATGGTGAGGCGGCGGTCGCCGGCATGGCCATCACCGGCCGTCTGAGCATGCTGTCGTTCGCGGTGATCTTTGCCCTCTCCGGGGCTGTCGGTCCGATCCTGGGGCAGAACTTCGGAGCGCGCGATTTTGAGCGGGTACGGGCCGGTTTCCGCGCGGCGCTGCTTTTTACCGGGATCGTCGTCGTCACGGTCTCGGCACTGCTTTTTGTGCTGCGCGCACCGATCGCGGGGCTCTTCGCGGCACAGGGGATCACGCGCGAGCTGGTCTATCTGTTCTGCGGGCCGCTCTCGCTGCTGTTTTTCTTCAACGGCGTGCTGTTCGTGGCCAATGCCGGGTTCAACAACCTCGGTCATCCGTTCTGGTCCACTTTTCTCAACTGGGGGCGCAATACTGTCGGGATGCTGCCGCTGGTCTGGCTGGGGTCTGCCACGCTGGGCGCGTCCGGTGTGCTGATCGGTCAGGCCGCGGCCGGTGTCATATTCGGTCTGCTGGCCTGGGGGCTGGCGCGGCGGGTCATGCAGACACCCGATGAGGTGCCTGAGGGCATGGCCTCAGAATATTCAGAAATCGGGCGGCAGGGACGCCTCATGGCGCTCCTGCACCTGCGCCGATAG
- a CDS encoding gamma-glutamylcyclotransferase family protein: MSDPYFFGYGSLVNTRTHNYPDPQPATLKGWRRAWVATPRFGVVLLTGVPAPDHKIDGLIAQVPDADWGALDAREAGYDRLAAHKDITHSHSAEPEIAVYAVNSDNFLERESHIILLSYLDVVIQGFNEVYGEDGVRRFFDTTDGWETPILNDREDPQYPRHQTLSDAERGLVDENLERLSAQVQERHEASLPPDF; encoded by the coding sequence ATGAGCGACCCCTATTTCTTTGGTTATGGCAGCCTCGTTAATACGAGAACGCACAACTATCCCGACCCGCAACCCGCCACACTGAAAGGCTGGCGGCGCGCCTGGGTGGCCACCCCGCGCTTTGGCGTTGTGCTGCTGACCGGGGTGCCCGCACCCGACCACAAGATCGACGGTCTGATCGCACAGGTGCCGGATGCCGACTGGGGCGCACTCGACGCCCGCGAGGCCGGCTATGACCGTCTGGCCGCGCATAAAGACATCACGCACAGTCACAGCGCCGAGCCTGAGATCGCGGTTTATGCCGTCAATTCGGACAATTTTCTGGAGCGGGAGAGCCATATCATCCTGCTCAGCTATCTCGACGTGGTGATCCAGGGATTTAACGAGGTTTACGGCGAGGACGGCGTCCGGCGGTTTTTTGACACCACGGACGGCTGGGAAACCCCGATCCTCAACGATCGCGAGGATCCTCAATACCCGCGCCACCAGACCCTGTCAGACGCCGAAAGAGGGCTTGTCGATGAAAACCTCGAGCGGCTATCGGCGCAGGTGCAGGAGCGCCATGAGGCGTCCCTGCCGCCCGATTTCTGA
- the gcvT gene encoding glycine cleavage system aminomethyltransferase GcvT: MTGSDTTPLHGLHLELGAKMIPFAGYDMPVQYRAGVMQEHLHTRAAAGLFDVSHMGQVRLSGPSWEAVAGAFETLVPMDVKGLADGRQRYGFFTSDAGGIEDDLMFARAGDDLMVVVNAACKAADIAHMRAGLPGEISVDALSDRALVALQGPRAQAVMAGLDARAAQMRFMDVAELEPGGLAVVASRSGYTGEDGYEISVPAAEAERLARLLLEHEDVMPVGLGARDSLRLEAGLCLYGHDIDATTDPVSAALTWAIQKVRRRGGDRAGGFPGADVIFERMDQGDGPRRVGLQPEGRAPMREGVQIFDSAEGGDPVGHVTSGGFGPTVGAPVAMGYVPHALSAPGTGLWGEVRGKRLPVNVTALPFVPANFKR, from the coding sequence GTGACCGGATCTGACACCACACCATTGCACGGGCTGCATCTGGAGCTCGGCGCAAAAATGATCCCTTTTGCAGGATATGACATGCCGGTGCAGTACCGGGCGGGTGTGATGCAGGAACATCTGCACACCCGCGCCGCCGCCGGGCTGTTTGATGTGAGCCACATGGGGCAGGTCCGGCTCAGCGGTCCGTCCTGGGAGGCGGTTGCGGGTGCTTTTGAAACTCTGGTGCCGATGGATGTCAAAGGTCTTGCGGACGGTCGGCAGCGCTACGGGTTTTTCACCAGTGACGCAGGCGGGATCGAAGACGATCTGATGTTCGCCCGTGCAGGCGATGACCTGATGGTTGTCGTGAATGCCGCCTGCAAGGCTGCGGATATTGCGCATATGCGGGCAGGCCTGCCCGGTGAGATATCTGTTGACGCGCTGTCGGACCGGGCGCTTGTGGCCCTGCAGGGACCGCGGGCGCAGGCTGTGATGGCCGGGCTCGATGCCCGGGCGGCGCAGATGCGGTTTATGGATGTGGCGGAGCTTGAACCCGGCGGTCTTGCTGTCGTCGCATCGCGCTCGGGCTATACCGGCGAGGACGGCTATGAGATATCGGTCCCCGCGGCTGAGGCGGAACGGCTCGCGCGCCTGCTGCTGGAGCATGAGGATGTGATGCCGGTGGGTCTCGGCGCACGGGATTCGCTGCGTCTCGAGGCCGGTCTGTGCCTTTACGGCCATGACATTGATGCGACAACCGATCCGGTCTCGGCCGCGCTGACCTGGGCCATTCAGAAAGTCAGGCGCCGGGGCGGCGACAGGGCGGGCGGCTTCCCGGGTGCTGATGTGATCTTTGAACGCATGGATCAGGGGGATGGCCCGCGGCGCGTGGGTCTGCAGCCCGAGGGGCGCGCCCCGATGCGCGAAGGTGTGCAGATTTTCGACAGCGCGGAGGGGGGCGATCCGGTGGGCCATGTGACCTCCGGCGGGTTCGGACCAACCGTGGGCGCGCCCGTGGCGATGGGTTACGTGCCGCATGCGCTGAGTGCACCCGGCACCGGGCTCTGGGGTGAGGTGCGTGGCAAACGTCTGCCCGTAAACGTCACCGCGCTGCCCTTTGTTCCGGCAAACTTCAAAAGATGA
- the gcvH gene encoding glycine cleavage system protein GcvH, which produces MKFTEEHEWLREEGGEMVVGITIHAAAQLGDVVFVELPEEGITVSKDDEVVVIESVKAASDILAPVDGEITEVNAALADNPAMVNDDPQGEAWFFKMTVSDPSQLEEFMDEAGYQKFIA; this is translated from the coding sequence ATGAAATTCACAGAAGAGCACGAATGGCTGCGCGAAGAAGGCGGTGAAATGGTGGTGGGCATCACGATCCACGCCGCGGCACAGCTGGGCGATGTGGTATTCGTCGAACTGCCCGAAGAAGGCATCACGGTGAGCAAGGACGATGAGGTTGTGGTCATCGAATCGGTCAAAGCCGCAAGCGACATTCTGGCGCCCGTCGATGGCGAGATCACCGAAGTGAACGCGGCACTGGCCGATAACCCGGCGATGGTCAACGACGACCCGCAGGGTGAAGCCTGGTTTTTCAAAATGACCGTGAGCGACCCGTCCCAGCTTGAGGAATTCATGGATGAGGCCGGGTATCAGAAATTTATCGCCTGA